The Humulus lupulus chromosome 4, drHumLupu1.1, whole genome shotgun sequence genome has a window encoding:
- the LOC133830583 gene encoding pentatricopeptide repeat-containing protein At1g59720, chloroplastic/mitochondrial-like: MITTNKTIFQLVILTVGHLTRQNSKLVALLCYQCKTKQSLPPFSYFSNLSFSSFSSPRRVAIAPNGTVFEKLQRVMSLFKLCSTMKDLYQIHGRIIRAGFEQDLFVMGKIVEFCAIGEGRDLDYALLVLDSVENPDGFLWNTMIRGFGKTNQPERAFELYKKMQEKGGMVDSFTCTFLIKVCGQLGSDILSKQMHCSCLKHGLDSHVFVRNTLIHMYDMFRDIQNVVQLFVEMPSPDLVSWNTILDSHVYCEKHKEAVHQFLTMLKSGTQPDDAIFVVILSACSALGALDFRRWVHSYVNKTRFGDVISVSNSLVHMYAKCGALEEAYETFNNMKRKNLISWNTMILALATHGNVDEALSLFSKMLEVERPNNVTFVGVLSACSHGRLVSEGRRYFDIMSRDYNIEPSIKHYGCMVDILGRAGLLEEAYQSITSMPMECNAIIWRTLLVACQIHGDMKLGEEVRKHLLHLEPNHSSDYVLLANMYASAEQWNEVISVRNSMKDCQVKKPEPGNSFIGASSSDQI; this comes from the coding sequence atGATCACGACCAACAAGACAATTTTTCAGTTAGTTATTTTGACCGTTGGTCACCTTACCCGCCAAAATTCAAAATTAGTAGCTCTTCTTTGTTATCAGTGCAAAACAAAACAGTCACTTCCTCCATTTTCGTACTTTTCAAATCTCAgcttctcttctttctcttctcctaGAAGAGTTGCTATAGCCCCAAATGGCACTGTTTTTGAAAAGCTTCAAAGGGTTATGTCCCTTTTCAAGCTTTGTTCCACCATGAAAGATTTGTACCAAATCCATGGACGCATTATTCGAGCTGGGTTTGAGCAAGACCTCTTTGTTATGGGCAAGATCGTTGAGTTTTGTGCGATTGGTGAAGGCAGGGATTTGGATTATGCGTTACTGGTTTTGGATTCGGTGGAAAACCCAGATGGGTTTCTTTGGAACACTATGATTAGGGGATTCGGTAAGACTAATCAGCCTGAAAGAGCATTTGAATTGTATAAGAAAATGCAAGAGAAAGGAGGAATGGTAGATAGTTTCACATGCACTTTCTTGATTAAGGTTTGTGGGCAACTGGGATCAGATATTTTGAGCAAGCAGATGCATTGTTCTTGTCTAAAACATGGTTTGGACTCTCATGTCTTCGTGCGGAACACTCTCATTCATATGTACGACATGTTTAGAGATATTCAAAATGTGGTCCAACTATTTGTTGAAATGCCCAGTCCAGATTTAGTTTCTTGGAACACAATTCTCGATAGCCATGTCTACTGTGAAAAGCACAAGGAGGCCGTGCATCAATTCTTGACAATGCTCAAGAGTGGTACACAGCCTGACGATGCTATCTTTGTTGTgattctctcagcatgttctgcATTGGGAGCATTGGATTTTAGGAGGTGGGTTCATTCTTATGTTAATAAAACTCGATTCGGCGATGTCATCTCAGTGTCAAATTCGCTTGTTCACATGTATGCAAAGTGCGGAGCGTTAGAAGAAGCTTATGAAACATTCAACAACATGAAGAGGAAGAATTTGATATCATGGAACACGATGATTCTAGCACTTGCTACACATGGGAATGTAGACGAGGCATTGTCATTATTTTCAAAAATGTTAGAAGTTGAGAGACCGAATAATGTCACTTTCGTGGGAGTTTTGTCTGCTTGTAGCCATGGCAGGCTGGTCAGCGAAGGCAGAAGATACTTTGATATTATGAGCAGAGACTACAACATTGAACCATCCATAAAACACTACGGATGTATGGTTGATATCTTGGGGCGAGCTGGGTTGTTGGAGGAGGCCTACCAATCCATTACGAGTATGCCAATGGAATGCAATGCAATCATATGGAGAACTCTTCTGGTAGCTTGTCAAATTCATGGCGACATGAAGCTTGGAGAGGAGGTGAGGAAACATCTTTTGCATTTAGAACCAAATCACAGCAGTGATTATGTTCTTCTTGCCAACATGTATGCAAGTGCAGAGCAGTGGAACGAAGTTATCAGTGTAAGAAATTCTATGAAAGACTGTCAAGTTAAGAAACCAGAGCCTGGGAATAGCTTTATTGGAGCTTCATCTTCAGACCAGATTTAA